From Ignavibacterium sp.:
ACTTAATTCAAAATTAGAATAACCTTTTCCTTCACCACTATATGGACGGGAATCAGTATGTCCTTCAATTACAACTTTATTAGAAAGCTTTTGAAGATTAGCACTAATCTTTTCCAAAAGTTTTTTCGCTTCCGGTTTCAATTCAGAAGTTCCAACTTCAAAGAAAATATCATTTGCTGAATCAATCATTTCGATTCTTAATCCCTCTTTTGCAATTTCTATTTTAACCTGATCAGCGAGATTTTCAAATTCAGGTGTATTCTTCAGTTGATTTATAATTTCATTTCCCATTGATTCAAGCTGCTTCTGTTCTTCTTCTCTCATCTTCTTTTTAATAAAAGCTGAATCGATAATACTCGGTAAATCAGATTTACCCTCAATGATTGATCTCATCTTATCAGAAAATCCAACAGGATCTTTGAAGTATCCAGCAACATTCTGCACAACTTTTTCATCCTGACCAAGAATCCATAAAACAATAAACAGTGCCATCATTGCTGTTACAAAATCTGCATAAGCAACTTTCCAGGCACCACCGTGATGTCCGTGGCCTTTGTGTACCTTCTTAATTATTATCGGAGTTTCCTGATCTTGTGGCATTACTTATCACTCTTTCCGCGAATATAATTTTCAAGTTCCTGGAATGATGGTCTGTAATCGCTGAAAATAGTTCTTCTTGCAATTTCAACTGCAATAATCGGAGGATTTCCTTTTGCATAAGCAACGATACATGCTTTTATCGTTTCAAGATAACGCTTTTCAAGTTCGTGCTGAAGTTCAAGATTGGTGGCTATAGGATTAACGAAACCATAAGCCATTAATACACCGAGAAATGTTCCAACAAGAGCTGCAGCCACGTGCATACCAACAGTTGCAGCTCCTTCATCAATTGAACTCATCGTTACTATAATACCAAGAACTGCTGCAACTATTCCAAGTCCCGGAAATGAATCACCAACTTTTGAAATAGCATTAGCAACAGGTTTCGCTTCCATTTCAAAAGTTTCAATTTCAGCATCTATCAATGCTTCAAGTTCGTGTGGTGGAACTCCACCTGAAAGCATTACTTTCATTGTGTCTGAGAAGAAAGTTGAAGCGTGATGATTATTGATAAAAGTTTTGCTGAGTGAAAGTATTTCACTGTCTTTTGGACTTTCGACATGCTTTTCAATTGCAAGCAATCCATCTCTTTGAGCAAGTAAAAACAAATCATTAAATGACTTTAGCAATTCAAGATAATCCTGTTTGGTATAGTTAACTCCTTTAATAAGATGAGGGATTGAGGCAAATATTTTCTTAATTAAACTCAATGGTGATGCTATAAGAAGACTTCCAAGTGCTGCACCTAAAATTGTAACAAACTCCGCCGGCTGAATCAGCAAAGCGATATTTCCGTGTGCCATAGTGAATCCACCAAGCACAGCACCAATTACGACAACTATTCCTATAATAACAAACATGTTTTAGTCTCCATCGAATGAAAAAGTTTTTCTTTCAATTAAAGAAATTATTTCATCTGTCTGATTCCTGATATAATTCCAATCAATCTTTTCTGAATTAAGTGCAAGTTCAATCATTCTGCTTATCTCTGTAACTTCCGGAAAGCCCATTGATGCAGATACTCCTTTAAGTTCATGAAAAATATTTCCAACAGCATACTTATCTCTTTCAGCAATTGCTTTATTAATCTGAAGCTCTTTCTGTGGAAAAGCTTTTATATAAATTTTTTTCAGTTCATCAATGGTGCTATCTGCAATTAAGCCATCTGATTTTGATTTAGGATGTAATTTACTTTTTGTTAATTCTTCTATCGATTTTATAAGTGCTTCTTCATCAATAGGTTTTGTAATAACTTTATCCGCTCCGGCTTCAAGGCTTGCGAATACATTAGTTTTATTGCTATTACCGCTTATTACTATTACAGGAATTTTTTTCAATTCATCAATTATCTTTATTACCTGAAGCATTTTAATACCATCAAGATTAGGCATTAGAATGTCAAGCAATATTATATCGGGTTTTGATGTTAAAGATTTCTGAATTCCATCAAGTCCATCAATGCTTGTAATAATGTTGCACTGATATTCAGAAAACAGTTTTGTCAATGAACTCCTTGTTAAATCAGAATCATCAACAATCAGAATATTTAATGGTTTATTACTCATTCTAAATTTTCTTGATTTTCAAACCTTTAATTTCAGATGGCTTCTCTTTGATTTTGTTAAGAGCATCTTTGGTGCTTTCTTTAACTCTGTCAAGCACTTCTTTCCTCACAATTTGAACATCTTTTGGTGCTTCAATTCCCAACTTCACCTGATTATCGGAAATTGAAATTATTTTTATAGTAATTTCCCCATCAATGTTTATTTCCTCGTTAAGTTTTCTCGTTAGAATCAGCATAGCTTAGCTCTCTACAAAAAGTTTATAATTGATTGGGTATTTATCTGTGTCGATAATTTTCTGGAAACCGGTTTTCTTATCCTGATTGATATAAACCGGAGCTTTCAGGTTAGCTGTGATTAGCAAAGGATCTTTATTTAAAGTAACAATTGCAAATGCTTCGTAGTTTTCAACCTCCGGAAATTCTTCATCAATGATTCTGGTTCCAACAAGTGGAAAACAAATTTCCGGTCTTTCAACCGATGTTAACCAGTAAAATAAATCATCATCAGTTTTAATGAGCAAATATTTTTTCAATTGCTCAAATCCATAAAGACCATCTTGAAAGTTCAGAATCAGGTCTTCAGAAAATTCAATTTCGCCGAATTGGTCTGTTTTAAGTTTCATAATCTTTCTTATTTAATTATTACTATGTCAACTCTTCTGTTTGAAGCTCTTCCGTAAGGTGTATCATTTGATTCAATCGGTTTATATTCAGCATATCCAACGATTGAAACCTTATCCGGATTTACACCTTCTTCTTTAATAAGATAATATGCTGTGTTTAATGCCCTTGCAACTGATAAATGCCAGTTTGAAGGAAAAGCGGACGAACTAATCGGAACATTATCAGTATGGCCTTCAACACGAATATCATTTGGTAATTTTTTAATTATATCTGCAACTCTTTTAAGCACAAGTTTTGAAGTGCTTTTTAATTCCGCTGAACCTGAAGGAAAAACAATGTCTTCAAGAATATGAATTGTAATTCCTCTTTCATTTTCTTCCATTCTTATTGATTTTGAATAATCATTCTCGGCAATAAGCTGAGTAATGTCATTTTTCAATTTATCTAAAGGTGTTGCAATAACTTTCTCCGGAATAGCATCAATTTTAACTTTTGTTACTTCTGTTCCGAATACATTACCAAAAGCACTCAGCATCTTTTCGTATTTCTGAATATCAAGATTTGATGCAGTGTAAAGTAAAATAAAAAGACCCAACAGCAAAGTAATCAGATCAGCATAAGTAATAAGGTATCTATCCTTTTCAGCAGATTCGTGAAAAGGAGATTCTTCATACTCATCTATCTGTGCATTTGCTCTTGCTCTCTTTGAGGAAGCATGCTTACCAGTCTGGATTTCACCAAAACCGGAATTTCTCCGCTTTGCAAAGCCAGAACTCCCTGCAATGAGAGTTGCATCATCTGTTTTTCGTCCAAGTGACATTTTTTTAATTTATCTGCTATTGGTAACCAAATTAAATTTGCCGTAAAAACACCCCAGAGCGTTGCGATAAAAGCTGTTGCTATACTTTTTATTAATGTAGTCGGATCAGCTCCGGCATGTGATAAAGCCATTATCAAACCCATTACAGTTCCGAGTATTCCCATTGTTGGAGCATAACCGCCCATCTTTGTAAAAATAAAAATGTTAGAATAGTGTCGTTCCTGAATAGTTTTCATTTCAAGCTCGGCAAGATCCTGAAGTGTTTCTGGATCAGTTCCATCAATTGCATTTCTCAATAGTTTTTTGCAAAAGAAAAAATCAATTTTTTCGATATCTCTTTCAATGGAAAGTAATCCTTCCTTTCTTGCTTTGAATGCAAGCTGAACAAAAGTATTGATGATAGGATGAGGATTATAACTTGGTGGAAAGTATGCAAGCTTTATAAGCTTAAAAATGTTTTTGAAATTTTCATATCCGAAACCGATTATAACAGCTGCAAAAGTTCCACCGAAAACAATAAGCATTGGCGGAAGTAAAAATAAAGCATTTACTGCTCCGCCTTCCCAAATAAATGCACCAAATACTGATACAATTCCTAACAATAATCCATTAATTGTTCCGAACTTTTTTATCATAAGTAATCCAGAAGCGATTTAGGTAAAATTGTTGCAGCAAGTTTTTGAGAAAGTTGTAATAGATAATCCTGATTCTGTAATTCGATTATTGCTTTTGCAACATCAACTCCATTTACCTGAGTATTATTTTCAGTGATATCAAGATTCTGCTGTGTTAGCATACTTTCAATTGATGTAAACTGATTAATGATATTTCCAATTTCAGATAGCTTTCCAATTACTTTAGAATTGAAAGCGTTTACAGCAGCTCTTTGTTCTTCAGTTGGTGGAATTCCATTTCGTAGATTATCAATAATAATTTTTAACTGATTGAAAATATCCATATCCTGATTTGCATTCAGCAATACCTGGTTTGTGTCAGTTTCTCTCAATTGACTTAAATCAATATTAAAATTAATTCTGTTTGCAGGTACACTTATATTGATTACCGAAGGAGATTTCCCATCCAGAGTTTCAAGAGCACCTGTTGTTGGATTGAACACAAGCTGATTTGGTGTTGAAGAAGTATAAACTGTGTTCCCTCCACCATCAGTTATGTTATATGTAACCTGATATTGATTGCTGTTTGTCTTCTCAATATTAACCTGAAGATTATATTGATTTCCAAGATTATCATAAATTTCTCTGTTCTGTGTTACTATTGTTCCGACTGATGAATTTTTATCAAGTGTTCCATCAGCAGAAACAATCGTTCCGAAAATTTCGATTCCGGTTATATTAATTCTCTGCTCAATTTCCTGACTAATTCTTACCTTATTATAACCTCTTATCTTTGTATTTTGTTCGATAGTTTGTCCATCTGAAGAATAAACAAATGGCTTAGCAGTTTGATCTGTTCCACCAAAAATATACTTACCATCTGCTTTTGAATTTGCAACATCAACCATTAATCGTAAAGAGTTTTCAATCATATCAGCATAGAGACTCATATTTTGCTGATTGATTGGATTGTTCAGTTCTTCAAGTTTTCCAACTACATTTAAAACTTCATCCTGTATTGACTGCAGTGCAAAAGTTGTTTGATCGAGAAATGATAAACCTGTGTGAATATTTTTAAGATATGTATCGAGCTGACTCAACTGATCGTTATTCCTGATTACTTTCACCGCTCCGGTTGGAGAGTCAGATGGTTTTTCAATCTTTACTCCGGAAGAAATCTGTCGTTGCAAAAGTGCAATTCTATCTTTAAGCTGATTTATACTTCCGATATAATAATTAGACATCATTGTTTCTGTTATTCTCATCAGACCATCTCCAGAATTGTTCTAATCATTTCATCAGCAACAGTAATGAGTTTTGCAGATGCTTCATAAGATCTCTGAAACTTCAATACATTTGTCATTTCTTCATCAATTGAAACCCCTGATAATGACTGCCGCTGATCTTCAAGCTGTGAAAGTACCATATTGTTTGCCTGAGCGTAATTTGTTTGTAACAATGCATCATTACCGATTCCATTTATCAAAGCTGAATAAGCATCTACAACAGTTGCCCCGTTAACGATCTGTGCTTCACGCAATCCTGCAATCTGTAAGGCAATATCTCCATTACCATTATCTCCATCGGCAGAAATTGCAATCAATGAAGGATTATCAAGAATACTCTGATTGACTTTTAAAACCCCGTTTTCATAACTATCAAAAAAGTTAATATTAGTTTGCGGTGGATTTGTAATTGAATATCCCTGTTTATGTACCTGATTAACTGCATCTACAAAAGCTGTAACAATCTGATCAAGATTTTTCTGATATGCCGGAATTTTATCAGAGTAAATTTCTGATAAAGCATTAAGTTGGCCACCATTTAAGATTACCGGAATGCCACCATTCTTTAATTTAATTGAAAGTCTTCCATTCGATTCTGTTGCTTCAAATTCTGCTGCGTGTAATCCGTCAGCTGCCAGAGCACCTCCGATTGAGATATTCGCATTATTATTCTGATCATAAGTAACAGTAATATTTACAATCTGACTTAATTGTTGAATCAAATCATCCCGTTTATCAAGCAAATCATTTACTGCTAAACCTTTGTAGCTATTTGTAAACTGCTCTTTGTTTATCTGATGAATTTGTTTCAACAATGTATTTATTGCCTGAACCTGATTTTGAAATTCATCTTTTATATCCTGCTTCATTCTTGCGAATGATTGATTTATCGTGTTTACTTTAGCAGATAAATTGTTCGCTGCGTTGATAACACTTAATCTTAATGGAATTGAATTTGGTGAAGTTGCCAGTTCATCAAAACTGTTAAAGAATCCTGCAAACAAATTTGATAAACCAAGATCACCTGGTTCGGAAAAAAATTGTTCGATATTATTTATCAACTGGCTTTGACGACTGTTGTTATAGAACTTTGAATTTGCTTCTCTGATGTGTGCTTCGATTAATGCATCTCTCACCCGCTGAACATCAGAAATTCTGACACCGTTTCCCCAAACCTTTCCGGCATTTAAATCAGAAATGTCCGTTTCAAATATTATTCGCTGACGGGAAAAAGCAGGATTGTTTGCATTTGCAATATTATGACTTGTTACTTCCAAAGCTCTGCGATAAACAGAAAGACTTCGTGATGATATGTCAAATATTTTTGTTATCGCCATAACTACACCTTCCTGTCGAGTAATTTTTGATTTTTAACTCCGTAAAGATTTGTAACAAGTCCTTTAATAAATTTTCTTGAATGATCGATTAAATATTTATTCTGAAAGTTCAGATTTTCTATTTCATCAACTACTTCAACTAACGAGTTTCTGATGTTTAGATACTCTTCCTGAAGTGTAATATCTGCTTCGGGTTCTGCTTCAAATAATTTCTGAACCAAAAGATTTTTTTCAGGAAGAATATCACTTTGAAGTAAATCCTTTAAAATGTCAATCCGGGCTTTCTCCAAATTTCTAATCTCAGCTAAAATTCTTTCCTGAAGCTCAATAGCTTTTTCGAAATTTTCGTAATCAGATTCTACCATAGCAGTCTGCATCTTCTGAAGAACTTCATACATCTCCTGAAGTTTATTCAACTGATTACGCATTATTTCGAGCAGCTTAAAAATTTTCATTACATTGCCTCAAGATGATTTAAATAGCCCATCACGCGTTTTACATAAGTTTGTGTCTCTGTAAAAGGCGGAATATCGTTATACTTATCTACATTTCCGGGACCTGCATTATATCCTGCTAAAGCAAGCTTAAGATCCCCATCATATTTTCGAAGAAGTTCTGCCAAATATTTAGTGCCGCCAAAAATATTTTCTTTCGGATTCCAAACATTTCTCACACCCAAATAATCTGCTGTTGCATCAATCAACTGCATTAAACCTTTTGCATTAGCCGATGAAAGAGCATTTTCTTTTCCGGCTGATTCTGCAAGTATTACAGCTTTAATAAGATTTTTATCAACTCCGTGAGTTTGAGCAGCTTCTTCTATAATCGATTCATATTTTGAAATCCTGTCCAATGCCTGCTCGGTTGGTTTAACAGCAGGTACTTCAGGTTTTTGATATTCAATCTTGGGAGCATTTTTTACAGTCAATGGATTTGTTTCTACTTCCGAATTTATGTTTGAAATACTTTCGCCTGTAATTCTCTTGTAAATCATATCAGCAACACCAAGTCCTTTTCCTTTTGCGATATGATTTGCAATTTCATATTGGAATATGGATTCAAAAAAATCTCCACCGAAACTTTCCTCTCCGAATAATCCACCAGTGGTTTGCGACATACTTTTTAACATCATCGAAGTAAGCAAGCTTTCGAACTGCTTTGATGCATCAGCTAATTTTTTCTTATCAATGTTTTTCTGATAAGTCTGCTGCTGCACCTGAGAAATGTGCTTATTCGGATTTGTTATTTTCAAGCTGATATCGCTCATAAAAATTTTCTTTACATTATTACAAGTTCTGCTACAAGAGCACCTGCTTCTTTAAGTGCCTGAAATATTGCAATTATATCTTTCGGAGAAACTTTTAGTGAATTCAATGCTGCAGCAACTTCCTGAACATTGCTTGCACCTTGAATTGCAATTGTGTTTGTTGAATCCTGCTGAACATAAGGAATTGCATTGTTAACAACTGCAGTAGTTCCGCTTGAAAAAGCTCCCGGCTGAGAAACAAAAGGATAATTTCTGATTGTTATGTTTAAACTTCCGTGAGTAATGCTTACAGGTTTAATCTGAACATTATTTCCGGCTACAACTGTTCCGGTTCTTTCATTAAGAATAACTTTTGCAACATAATCTGTTTGAACAGGAAGTGATTCAAGCTCTGCAAGAAAACTTATTACATCACTTTGTTTATCAGCTGGAACTTTTACACGAACTTCAGCTGCATCAATTGAAATTGCTGTATTCTGCCCGAACTTATCATTAATAGCTAATGCAACATTATTTGATGTAGTTAAGTCAGGCATTTTAAGAAAAATACTAAGCTCATTATTAGTAACAGTATTTTGGGGTAAATTTTCTTTCAGAACTCCACCAAGCGGAACTCTGCCGGTTAACGCATGATTTTTTGCAACTCGATTTCCTGTGTAAGTGTTAAAATCATATCCACCGATTGAAATTGGACCTTGTGCCATTGCGTAAACTTCACCGTTAATTGCAGAGAGGGGTGTCATTAATAATGTTCCGCCTAAAAGACTTGTTGCATCTCCAAGCGATGAAACAATAACATCAAACTTAAATCCTGGTTTAAAGTTATGCTGAAGCGAAGCAGTTACCATTACAGCAGCAACATTTCTTGTTCTCACATCAGTTTGCGGAACAGTAATACCAAATCTCTTCAGCATACTTGTTATTGATTGCATCGTAAACTGAGTTCTATAACTGTCACCAGTTCCGGCTAAACCAACAACAAGACCATATCCGATCACCTGTTCAGTATGATCGCTGTTGAGATATGCGATATCTTTAATTCTTTGTGTAAAGACCTGTTGAGAGATTATCAATATTACGAATAAAATCAGCTTAAAGGTTTTCATAGTTTACCTAAAAAAGCATTCTTAAAAATTTTGTTAAAAGACCCGGTGATTGAACATCGCTTACAATTCCATTTCCTTCGAATGTAATTTCAGCATCAGAAATGTTGTAAGACAGAACTGAATTATCAGCGCGAACATCAGAAGTTCTGACGATACCTTTAATCGAGATTAATTGTTCTTCACCATTGATTGTAATTTTTTTACTGCCTCTAATTATCAGATTTCCGTTTGCTAAAACTGAATCAATGGTTGCACTGATTTTGGTTTGAATTACTCCGGAAGTTTTGGTTGAACCAGAACCTTTAAAATCATTTCCGCTACCAATATCAAGACTGCCTGAAGGTAATTTAGTTTTATCTAATTGTCCCGATAAATCAAAACCGAGATTGGTTTCTCTGCCGCTTTTAGTTTCCGCATTGTTTGATGCAATTGATGATTCCACAACAATAATTGTGATTGCATCACCAACTCTGGCTGCTTTCTCATCTGAGAAAAGTGAATAAGCTGCATTCTTCCTCATCTCCTGAGGAAAAATTGCAACTGTTATGAACACAATAATTGAAAATAATTTCTTCATAGTCTTACTCAATTAAAACTTTTTGTGAGTTAATTACTTTTGCTTTTAACATTTCATTTGAAAAAGTGAGAATATCAATTACCTCATCAACTTTTCCATCCTGTCTTGCAACCGCTTCCGTACTAACTACAACTGAACCTTTAACACATTCAGCAATTACTCTTGAACCTGATTGAATAACCGGAATTTCTTCAATCAAATCTTTCGTAATTACCTGACCTTCTTTTATTAAACTTTTTGCACGAATTGAGTTCAAATCAGCTAATGTCACTATCTCGGGATTTTTTAGCGAAGTTATTTCAACAGTCTGGACAGAATAACTGTTCGCATCAATTTTTTCTTTTCTCTTAATTTCCTGAATTGCAACCGGAACTTTTTTATATAACTTAATTTGCAAAGTAAGTATTGAATTGACTGATTTATTTCCATCAGAATATTTAACCGGAAGATATGCTGTTGCACCTTTGAACTTTAATTCACGACTTTCATCAATTTTATAATTTCGATCTTTAACATTATTCAGAATTGAAAATTCTATCTTGTCATATCCTTTAAGTTTTTTGTTAAGATAGATTTCAACTTCAGAATTAAAATCCTGAGCCGAAAGCGAAACTGAAAGCAATATGACTAAAATCAGAAACACAATTCATTCTCCTTTTACTTAACCTCTTTTAAGATTATTAGCCATAGTCATCATTTCTTCAACTGTCTTCACGGTTTTACTATTTATTTCATAAGCTCTTTGTGCCGTTATCATTGAAATCATTTCTTCCACAACATCAACATTTGAAGATTCTAAAAATCCCTGATGAATTTCTCCGAAGCCATCTAATCCAGGAGTTCCAAAAATCGGAACACCACTGGCTTCTGTTTCTGCATAAAGATTATCTCCGAGTGCCATAAGACCAGCAGGATTTAAAAATCTTACTAATTGAATATTTCCAATCGGAATATTTGTTCCGTCTCTTTGCTGAAGTTCAATTACACCATCTCGCGAAACAGAAAATCCGACAGAGTTTTCATCAATTCTGATTTCAGGATCAAGTGAATAACCACTGCTTGTTACAATTATTCCTTCAGCATTTACCTTAAATGAACCATCGCGGGTGTAAACAAATGTTCCATCCGGTTTTCTAATCTGGAAAAATCCATCGCCCTGAATTGCGAGATCAAGAAGATTATTTGTTGGAACAAGATCACCTTGTAAAAATATTTTTTGTGTTGAAGATGGTTTAACACCATTACCAACCTGAATAACTTCTGTTCCTGTTGATTTTATTCCAGGTGCAGATGAGTTGATTGGATTAACCGCAACTTCCTGATACATTAAATCCTGAAATTCAGGTTTGTTCTTCTTGAATCCGGTTGTATTCATATTAGCAATGTTGTTTGAAATTACTTCGATGTTAATTTGCTGTGCATACATTCCGGAAGCTGCTGTTCTTAGTGCTCTTGTACTCATTTTTAACCTCTTAGATTTTTCCTATGTCTACTGATTTTTGTAATGACTCATCAAGACTAATAACCATTTTATAAGATGACTCATAATCTTTTGAAACACGAATCATATTTTCCATTTCCTGAATCGGATTAACATTTGATTCCTCGAGATAACCTTGTAAAATCTGATATTCATTTTCATCTGCAAACTCTTCAATATCATTTAACGAATCGAAGTTCAAACCTTCTTTGCGGTATTCATAGTTATCTTCATTCATTTTGACAACCAGTAAATTATCAACAGAATTTTCTCCAACCTTTATTTCACCGTTTCTTGTAATCGTTAAAAGATTATTTTCATCGAGTTGATATTCTGACAAATTTATTTCTCCATTTTTGCCGATAACTTTTCGT
This genomic window contains:
- the flgA gene encoding flagellar basal body P-ring formation chaperone FlgA — encoded protein: MFLILVILLSVSLSAQDFNSEVEIYLNKKLKGYDKIEFSILNNVKDRNYKIDESRELKFKGATAYLPVKYSDGNKSVNSILTLQIKLYKKVPVAIQEIKRKEKIDANSYSVQTVEITSLKNPEIVTLADLNSIRAKSLIKEGQVITKDLIEEIPVIQSGSRVIAECVKGSVVVSTEAVARQDGKVDEVIDILTFSNEMLKAKVINSQKVLIE
- the flgG gene encoding flagellar basal-body rod protein FlgG, which translates into the protein MSTRALRTAASGMYAQQINIEVISNNIANMNTTGFKKNKPEFQDLMYQEVAVNPINSSAPGIKSTGTEVIQVGNGVKPSSTQKIFLQGDLVPTNNLLDLAIQGDGFFQIRKPDGTFVYTRDGSFKVNAEGIIVTSSGYSLDPEIRIDENSVGFSVSRDGVIELQQRDGTNIPIGNIQLVRFLNPAGLMALGDNLYAETEASGVPIFGTPGLDGFGEIHQGFLESSNVDVVEEMISMITAQRAYEINSKTVKTVEEMMTMANNLKRG
- a CDS encoding flagellar hook basal-body protein; the protein is MIKGIYHAARSLETQNKNLERIANNLANMNTIGYKREGLFVQILNQLGGPQIKSPVDLRQGEVFETKNPLDVAIVGVGLFVVKTEKGYEYIRNGNFQISQEGFLVDKEGRKVIGKNGEINLSEYQLDENNLLTITRNGEIKVGENSVDNLLVVKMNEDNYEYRKEGLNFDSLNDIEEFADENEYQILQGYLEESNVNPIQEMENMIRVSKDYESSYKMVISLDESLQKSVDIGKI